From a single Fulvivirga ulvae genomic region:
- a CDS encoding MBL fold metallo-hydrolase — MKVEQIYTGCLAEAAYYIESQGEVTIVDPLREVAPYIEKSEENGARIRYVLETHFHADFVSGHLDLAKKTGASIVYGPTAQPNFEAHIAADGEVLPLGNIKIKVLHTPGHTMESATYLLIDEQGTEKAIFTGDTLFIGDVGRPDLAVKTNLTREDLAGHLYDSLRQKIMPLADDIVVYPGHGAGSACGKNMSAETTDTLGNQKRFNYALRADMTRDEFIKEVTTGLAEPPQYFPKNAVMNKMGYESFDKVLLQGTVGLDIRTFENKVERENALILDTRKKEEFVKGFIPGSIWIGIEDKFAPWVGALVTDLRQPIVFIADKGREEEVITRLSRVGYDNTLGYLNGGFEVWKNSDKDIDTLDEIGPHDFTNLYDIEQLSVLDVRKQSEYASQHIEGAISFPLDFINRNMEKIDRKAPYYLHCQGGYRSVIAASILKSRGFDQIINVRGGINEIGKSCIKLTSYRQPETML, encoded by the coding sequence ATGAAAGTAGAACAAATTTATACCGGCTGCCTGGCTGAGGCGGCTTATTATATCGAATCTCAGGGTGAGGTGACCATTGTTGACCCATTGAGAGAGGTGGCTCCGTACATTGAAAAATCAGAAGAAAACGGAGCCAGGATTAGGTATGTGCTGGAAACCCACTTCCATGCAGACTTTGTATCAGGACATCTCGATCTCGCAAAGAAGACCGGGGCCAGCATAGTCTATGGGCCGACTGCACAGCCAAACTTTGAAGCCCACATAGCTGCCGACGGAGAAGTTCTGCCACTTGGAAATATCAAAATTAAGGTACTACACACTCCCGGGCATACCATGGAGTCTGCAACCTACCTGTTGATTGATGAACAGGGTACAGAAAAGGCCATTTTTACGGGAGACACGCTGTTTATAGGTGATGTAGGACGTCCGGATCTTGCTGTAAAAACAAATTTAACAAGAGAAGACCTTGCAGGCCACCTGTATGATTCGTTGCGCCAAAAGATCATGCCCCTGGCTGATGATATAGTTGTTTATCCCGGTCATGGCGCCGGCTCGGCCTGTGGCAAAAATATGAGCGCCGAAACTACGGATACTTTAGGCAACCAGAAACGCTTCAATTATGCACTGAGGGCAGACATGACCCGGGATGAATTTATCAAAGAGGTAACCACCGGACTGGCGGAACCACCTCAGTATTTCCCTAAAAATGCAGTAATGAACAAAATGGGATATGAAAGCTTTGACAAGGTACTGTTACAGGGAACCGTAGGACTGGATATCCGGACCTTTGAAAACAAGGTGGAAAGGGAGAACGCCCTGATACTCGATACAAGAAAAAAAGAAGAGTTCGTTAAAGGCTTCATTCCCGGGTCTATTTGGATAGGTATAGAGGATAAGTTTGCTCCATGGGTCGGGGCACTGGTCACCGACCTCAGGCAGCCGATAGTTTTTATAGCTGATAAGGGACGTGAGGAAGAAGTGATCACCAGGCTTTCCCGGGTGGGATATGATAATACGCTTGGGTATTTGAATGGCGGCTTTGAGGTCTGGAAAAATTCTGACAAAGATATTGACACCCTTGACGAGATCGGACCACATGATTTCACAAACCTCTATGATATTGAGCAACTGAGTGTGCTGGATGTGCGCAAACAAAGCGAATACGCATCGCAGCATATAGAAGGTGCCATCAGCTTTCCACTGGATTTTATTAACAGAAACATGGAAAAGATCGATAGAAAAGCGCCTTACTACCTGCATTGCCAGGGCGGCTACCGCTCAGTTATCGCTGCATCAATACTTAAATCAAGAGGTTTTGATCAAATTATCAATGTGCGCGGCGGAATTAATGAGATAGGGAAATCATGTATAAAACTCACTTCTTATCGTCAGCCTGAAACCATGTTGTAG